One window from the genome of Salvia miltiorrhiza cultivar Shanhuang (shh) chromosome 7, IMPLAD_Smil_shh, whole genome shotgun sequence encodes:
- the LOC130995406 gene encoding lon protease homolog 1, mitochondrial-like, with translation MLKALSARCSSHVAFGAHVRRYVPVGEPASPLLRRILGQNKRSLYIIRRFCSDSNDGSDPDDASTPVKSGDDAAESKSSSAIVPTLVRPEDCLTVVALPLSHRPLFPGFYMPVYVKDPKLLAALIESRKRQAPYTGAFLLKDEEGTDGSDSEKNIYNLKGKDLFNRLHEIGTLAQITSIQGDQVVLIGHRRLRITEMVSEDPLTVKVDHLKEIPYDKDDDILKATSFEVISTLRDVLKTSPLWRDHAQTYIQHVGDFTYPRVADFGAAISGANKQQCQQVLEELDVHKRLKLTLELVKKEMEISKIQESIAKAIEEKISGEQRRYLLNEQLKAIKKELGLETDDKTALSAKFRERLDPKKEKIPAHVLQVIEEELTKLQLLEASSSEFNVTRNYLDWLTALPWGEYSDENFDVLRAQEILDEDHYGLTDVKERILEFIAVGKLRGTSQGKIVCLSGPPGVGKTSIGRSIARALNRKFYRFSVGGLSDVAEIKGHRRTYIGAMPGKMVQCLKSVGTANPLVLIDEIDKLGRGHAGDPASAMLELLDPEQNANFLDHYLDVPIDLSKVLFVCTANVVEMIPNPLLDRMEVISIAGYITDEKMHIARDYLEKATREACGIKSEQVEVTDPALLALIENYCREAGVRNLQKQIEKIYRKIALQLVRQGGNMEPLNDGTQVQLGEDKAESGSLSNEAVVGAETSEKAVEAEIVDSPANQDDTLEAEKKEASKAAKKVEKVLVDSSNLLDFVGKPVFHAERIYERTPVGVVMGLAWTAMGGSTLYIETSQVEQGEGKGTLNLTGQLGDVMKESAQIAHTVARAIMLEKDPENQFFTNTKIHLHVPAGATPKDGPSAGCTMITSLLSLAMNKPVKKDLAMTGEVTLTRKILPIGGVKEKTIAARRSQVKSIVFPAANRRDFDELAANVKEGLDVHFVDDYSQIYDLAFDD, from the exons ATGTTGAAGGCCCTCTCCGCCAGGTGCAGCTCGCACGTGGCATTTGGGGCTCACGTCCGCCGCTATGTGCCCGTTGGGGAGCCTGCATCGCCGTTGCTCCGTCGCATTCTCGGACAGAATAAGAGAAGCCTATATATCATCCGGAGGTTTTGCTCTGATTCCAACGATGGCTCCGACCCGGACGACGCATCAACGCCGGTCAAGTCGGGCGATGACGCTGCGGAGTCTAAGTCTTCGTCCGCTATTGTGCCTACTCTTGTTAGACCTGAAGATTGTTTAACG GTTGTAGCCTTGCCGCTGTCACATAGGCCATTATTTCCAGGATTCTACATGCCAGTGTATGTAAAG GATCCGAAGTTGTTAGCAGCATTAATAGAGAGTAGAAAAAGGCAAGCCCCTTATACTGGTGCCTTCCTTCTTAAAGATGAGGAAGGGACTGACGGTTCAGATTCAGAAAAGAATATTTATAATCTCAAAGGAAAAGATCTATTCAATCGCCTTCATGAAATTGGCACACTAGCTCAG ATTACAAGCATACAAGGGGATCAGGTTGTTCTCATTGGTCACAGACGACTCCGAATCACGGAGATG GTCAGTGAAGATCCTCTGACAGTCAAAGTTGATCATCTCAAG GAAATACCATATGATAAGGATGATGACATCCTCAAGGCTACTTCATTTGAAGTTATATCAACCCTTAGAGATGTTTTGAAAACAAGTCCGCTTTGGCGAGATCATGCACAAACTTATATTCAG CATGTAGGTGATTTTACGTATCCTAGAGTGGCAGATTTTGGAGCTGCAATATCTGGGGCAAATAAGCAGCAATGTCAACAAGTGCTTGAAGAACTTGAT GTGCATAAACGGCTGAAACTCACCTTGGAGTTGGTGAAGAAAGAAATGGAGATTAGCAAGATACAG GAATCAATAGCCAAGGCTATTGAAGAGAAGATAAGTGGGGAGCAAAGACGCTATCTACTTAACGAACAGCTTAAAGCTATAAAGAAG GAGCTGGGATTGGAGACCGATGACAAAACTGCTCTATCTG CAAAGTTCAGAGAAAGGCTCGACCCAAAGAAGGAGAAAATCCCTGCTCATGTTTTGCAAGTCATAGAAGAGGAACTGACAAAGTTGCAATTATTGGAAGCCAGTTCTAGTGAATTTAATGTGACCAGGAATTATCTTGATTGGTTGACTGCTTTGCCTTGGGGAGAATACAG TGATGAGAACTTTGATGTGCTTCGTGCTCAAGAAATTTTAGATGAAGACCATTATGGGTTAACGGATGTCAAGGAAAGGATATTGGAGTTCATAGCAGTGGGGAAACTGAGGGGAACCTCACAAG GTAAAATTGTATGCCTCTCTGGTCCTCCTGGAGTGGGAAAAACTAGTATTGGTCGTTCCATTGCTCGGGCCTTGAACCGTAAATTTTACAGGTTTTCGGTTGGAGGTCTTTCTGATGTTGCTGAAATCAAA GGGCATCGCCGAACCTATATTGGTGCCATGCCGGGGAAGATGGTGCAGTGTCTTAAAAGTGTGGGAACAGCTAACCCTCTTGTTCTGATTGATGAGATTGACAAG TTGGGAAGGGGACATGCAGGTGATCCTGCAAGTGCAATGCTGGAACTCCTTGATCCGGAGCAGAATGCAAATTTTCTAGACCACTATCTTGATGTTCCAATTGATTTGTCCAAG GTTTTGTTTGTGTGCACAGCAAATGTCGTCGAAATGATACCAAACCCCCTTTTGGATAGAATGGAGGTGATATCTATTGCTGGGTATATTACTGACGAGAAAATGCACATTGCGAGAGATTACTTGGAGAAAGCAACTAGAGAAGCATGTGGTATCAAGTCAGAACAA GTTGAGGTCACAGATCCAGCTCTTCTTGCTCTGATTGAAAATTATTGCAGAGAAGCAGGGGTTCGGAATCTTCAAAAGCAGATTGAGAAAATATACCGAAAG ATTGCTCTACAACTTGTACGACAAGGAGGAAATATGGAGCCTTTAAATGATGGAACCCAGGTCCAACTCGGTGAGGATAAGGCAGAGTCCGGTTCTTTGTCTAATGAAGCCGTGGTTGGAGCTGAAACATCTGAAAAAGCTGTGGAAGCTGAAATTGTCGACTCCCCAGCTAATCAG GATGATACTCTAGAAGCTGAGAAGAAAGAGGCCAGCAAAGCTGCTAAAAAAGTTGAAAAGGTTTTAGTTGACTCATCGAACCTCTTGGACTTTGTTGGCAAGCCTGTTTTCCATGCTGAGCGCATATATGAGCGAACTCCAGTGGGAGTTGTGATGGGTCTTGCTTGGACCGCAATGGGCGGGTCCACACTGTACATAGAGACTAGTCAGGTCGAGCAAGGTGAAGGTAAAGGAACCCTCAATCTCACCGGACAACTTGGAGATGTCATGAAGGAAAGCGCCCAGATTGCTCATACCGTCGCCAGAGCCATAATGCTAGAGAAGGATCCAGAGAATCAATTCTTCACCAACACAAAGATTCACCTTCACGTCCCAGCAGGCGCTACCCCTAAGGACGGTCCAAGTGCCGGTTGCACCATGATAACATCCCTGCTATCTCTTGCCATGAATAAACCTGTTAAGAAGGACCTTGCAATGACCGGAGAAGTCACATTGACGAGAAAAATTCTTCCTATTGGCGGG GTGAAGGAAAAGACAATTGCTGCAAGGCGGAGCCAAGTGAAGAGCATCGTGTTTCCTGCAGCGAACCGGAGGGATTTTGACGAGCTAGCAGCTAATGTGAAGGAGGGCCTCGACGTACATTTTGTTGATGACTACTCCCAAATATATGATTTGGCTTTCGACGATTGA
- the LOC130995408 gene encoding dnaJ protein ERDJ3B-like, whose product MAHRRSKLLLVLCCLCHYLIAFAAKSYYDVLQVPKGASDDQIKRAYRKLALKYHPDKNQGNEEANKKFAEINNAYEVLSDSEKRGIYDRYGEEGLKQHAASGGRGGGMNMQDIFSSFFGGGTMEEEEEKVVKGDDVIVELDATLEDLYMGGTLKVWRTKNVIKPAAGKRRCNCRNEVYHRQIGPGMFQQMTEEVCEQCPNVKFERESDFITVDIEKGMKDGQEVLFYEEGEPKIDGEAGDLKFHIRTAPHDRFRREGNNLHTTVTITLMQALVGFDKTIKHLDGHLVDISTKGITKPKEVKKFKGEGMPLHFSNKKGDLYVAFEVLFPTSLTEDQKTKIKEILG is encoded by the exons ATGGCGCATCGCAGATCAAAATTGTTGCTCGTTTTGTGCTGTTTATGTCACTATCTGATTGCCTTTGCTGC AAAGAGTTATTACGATGTGCTCCAAGTTCCGAAAGGCGCTTCGGACGACCAAATAAAGCGAGCGTACAGGAAGCTGGCGTTGAAGTATCACCCGGACAAGAATCAAGGGAACGAAGAGGCTAACAAGAAATTCGCGGAAATCAACAACG CTTACGAGGTGCTGTCGGATAGTGAAAAGAGAGGTATATATGATAGATATGGCGAGGAAGGACTTAAGCAGCATGCTGCTAGTGGTGGTCGTGGAGGTGGAATGAATATGCAAGACATCTTTAGCTC ATTTTTTGGTGGGGGTACTATGGAAGAGGAAGAAGAGAAGGTAGTAAAGGGTGATGATGTTATTGTTGAATTAGATGCAACACTTGAAGATCTCTACATGGGGGGCACCTTGAAG GTTTGGAGGACAAAAAATGTAATAAAGCCAGCCGCGGGGAAGAGACGGTGCAACTGTAGAAATGAGGTTTATCACAGGCAAATCGGTCCTGGAATGTTTCAGCAGATGACAGAGGAG GTATGTGAACAGTGCCCAAATGTAAAGTTTGAAAGGGAGAGTGATTTTATCACCGTGGACATTGAAAAAGGAATGAAGGATGGTCAA gaagtattattttatgAAGAAGGTGAGCCCAAAATTGACGGTGAAGCTGgagatttgaag TTTCATATCCGCACTGCCCCTCACGATCGCTTCAGGAGGGAAGGCAACAATTTACACACAACTGTAACTATTACTTTG ATGCAAGCTCTGGTTGGTTTTGACAAGACGATTAAACACCTTGACGGACATCTGGTGGATATCAGCACCAAG GGTATCACGAAACCTAAAGAAGTGAAAAAGTTCAAAGGCGAAGGGATGCCATTGCATTTTAGTAACAAGAAGGGCGATCTGTATGTTGCGTTTGAAGTCCTTTTCCCGACTTCACTAACAGAGGATCAAAAGACAAAGATAAAAGAGATTCTTGGTTAG
- the LOC130995407 gene encoding pollen receptor-like kinase 4: MNLMVVVMVALVVVSSHVLGQENAADALLKFKTALVKADPALGNWNPSTAPCTGNTGNWAGVLCFNGYVVGLQLDNMGLQGQIDVDTLTGLQFLRTLSFTNNDFQGPMPDWRKLPTLTSLYLSGNQFSGQIPDDAFNGMDSLKKVYLSDNKFTGPIPASLASPRMVELGLANNQFSGGIPHFSSENLQVFNVSNNQLQGPIPPSMLKLDPSSFTGNTALCEGASCEPPPDMEPILHPLPPSQAKRKKISPAIIAIIVLSVMLALFLLLLLLLLCRWWCMDDDDDDDESETPRQGMMKSEMRSPLPRGAVSVSVGASPQQQATKLSFVRDDRQKFDLQDLMRASAEMLGSGSFGASYKAVLVDGEALVVKRFKQMTNISKEDFHDHMRRLSRLKHPNLLPLVAYLYRKEEKLLVFDFITNNSLGKHLHDDGKRPEEWPKPFNWPCRLKAIKGVLRGLAYLHAELPALDAPHGHLKSSNVLLDSNYNALLMDYTLSPIVNPTQISQALVAYKCPEYALTGQTSRKSDVWCLGILILETLTGKPVDKQLGQQYGPKLAGWVKGIVEEANAKGAVGVFDKDMEISVEAEVEMEKLLQIGIGCCQEELDKRLGLDEALRKIEQLHE; encoded by the exons ATGAACTTAatggtggtggtgatggtggCGCTGGTGGTGGTGTCGTCACACGTGTTGGGGCAAGAAAATGCTGCAGATGCTCTCCTCAAATTCAAAACTGCCCTAGTGAAGGCAGATCCGGCGCTGGGGAACTGGAACCCATCGACGGCGCCGTGCACGGGGAACACTGGCAACTGGGCGGGCGTGTTGTGCTTCAACGGGTACGTGGTGGGGTTGCAGCTCGACAACATGGGCCTGCAAGGACAGATCGACGTCGACACCCTCACGGGCCTGCAGTTTCTACGCACGTTGAGCTTCACCAACAACGACTTCCAAGGGCCCATGCCTGACTGGCGGAAGCTCCCCACACTCACCTCCTTGTATCTCTCCGGCAACCAGTTCTCTGGCCAGATCCCCGACGATGCTTTTAATGGCATGGACTCGTTAAAGAAGGTGTATCTATCTGACAACAAATTCACTGGTCCTATCCCAGCTTCATTGGCGTCACCTAGGATGGTGGAGCTCGGCCTTGCCAACAACCAGTTCTCCGGTGGCATACCACATTTTAGCTCCGAGAATCTTCAGGTCTTCAACGTGTCCAACAACCAGCTGCAGGGTCCCATTCCCCCGTCTATGCTCAAGTTGGATCCCTCATCTTTTACAG GTAACACAGCGTTATGCGAGGGAGCATCGTGCGAACCCCCACCAGACATGGAGCCGATTCTTCATCCTCTCCCTCCTTCCCAAGCTAAACGCAAAAAAATATCTCCTGCAATAATAGCTATAATCGTACTCAGTGTCATGTTGGCTTTGTTTCTGCTCCTATTGCTTCTTCTGTTGTGTCGGTGGTGGTGCatggatgatgatgatgatgatgatgagagtGAGACCCCGCGGCAGGGGATGATGAAATCAGAGATGAGGAGTCCACTGCCGCGAGGGGCAGTTTCCGTATCCGTAGGCGCTTCCCCACAGCAGCAAGCAACGAAGTTGTCGTTTGTGAGGGACGACAGGCAGAAGTTCGACCTGCAGGACTTGATGAGAGCCTCAGCAGAGATGCTAGGCAGCGGGAGCTTCGGGGCATCGTACAAGGCGGTGTTGGTGGACGGGGAGGCGCTGGTCGTCAAGAGATTCAAACAGATGACCAACATTAGCAAGGAGGATTTCCACGACCACATGAGGAGACTAAGCAGGCTCAAACACCCCAATTTGTTGCCCTTGGTAGCCTACCTCTACCGCAAAGAGGAAAAGCTTCTGGTTTTCGACTTCATCACCAACAACAGCTTGGGAAAGCACCTCCACGATGACGGGAAACGCCCCGAGGAGTGGCCCAAGCCCTTCAATTGGCCGTGTCGACTCAAAGCTATCAAAGGAGTGCTGAGGGGGCTGGCTTACCTCCACGCAGAGCTGCCTGCCCTAGACGCTCCCCACGGCCACTTGAAATCCTCCAACGTCTTGCTCGATAGCAACTACAACGCCCTGCTCATGGACTACACCCTCAGCCCCATCGTCAACCCCACCCAGATCAGCCAAGCGCTGGTGGCCTACAAATGCCCCGAGTACGCCCTCACCGGTCAGACTTCCAGGAAATCTGATGTATGGTGCTTGGGGATATTGATACTGGAGACCCTGACGGGCAAGCCCGTGGACAAGCAACTCGGCCAGCAGTACGGTCCGAAGTTGGCCGGGTGGGTGAAAGGCATCGTTGAGGAAGCAAACGCTAAAGGGGCGGTAGGGGTGTTCGACAAAGATATGGAGATAAGCGTCGAGGCGGAGGTGGAGATGGAGAAGCTTTTGCAAATTGGAATAGGGTGCTGCCAAGAGGAGCTAGACAAGAGGTTAGGTTTGGATGAGGCTCTTAGAAAGATTGAGCAGCTACACGAGTAA